One region of Rhodophyticola sp. CCM32 genomic DNA includes:
- a CDS encoding polysaccharide biosynthesis/export family protein, with the protein MRFGIKLAYALLVWFGVISSMTSAAAAQDSYPIGPGDILNVSFLSNPDFNRTLTVGIDGSVFIPLIGEVNVQGQSINALREQIPLLMTGAVFRERINGEYLLVTVEPEEVMIEIDEYRPIYVDGSVISAGRQPFEIGMTARQAIAGADGLSDDGLIDGAGVAVRNHPRVLMAELVGVLAEMAVHEAILSGSDTIDAAGFEGLNAPPSLIENAISLARSQVATSTEILSEELAFLETSVTEAEARVIASLRHEEVMTAIAETEETEVERVENLVARRVVSSELLTQTRRLYLQAVERLGNVQADRLAAEADRRELVLERNQALRERALQTQARLQELSQQASQLRVRIGLSSTGPMTLDLDQTSSRAPRIVIFRQTGGQAQEIEAAPETLLLPGDVLNVSFAS; encoded by the coding sequence ATGCGGTTTGGTATAAAACTGGCATATGCCCTGCTTGTCTGGTTTGGCGTGATTTCGTCAATGACATCAGCGGCTGCCGCGCAAGACAGCTATCCGATTGGCCCCGGCGACATACTGAATGTGTCCTTCCTGTCGAACCCGGATTTCAACCGGACTTTGACGGTTGGGATCGACGGCAGTGTTTTCATCCCGCTGATCGGCGAGGTGAATGTTCAGGGGCAGTCAATCAATGCCCTGCGCGAGCAGATCCCGCTTCTGATGACCGGCGCCGTGTTCCGCGAGCGGATCAACGGCGAATACCTGCTTGTCACGGTTGAGCCGGAAGAGGTGATGATCGAGATCGACGAATATCGCCCCATCTATGTGGATGGGTCCGTTATCTCGGCAGGTCGCCAGCCTTTTGAAATCGGAATGACCGCACGTCAGGCGATTGCCGGCGCCGATGGTCTGTCGGATGACGGGCTGATTGATGGCGCGGGCGTCGCGGTGCGCAACCACCCGCGTGTGCTGATGGCCGAACTTGTGGGTGTTCTGGCAGAGATGGCCGTGCATGAAGCCATCCTCAGCGGGTCGGATACGATTGATGCGGCAGGGTTTGAGGGACTGAATGCCCCGCCATCACTGATCGAGAATGCGATCAGTCTGGCCCGCAGTCAGGTCGCCACATCGACCGAAATATTGAGCGAGGAACTCGCCTTTCTGGAAACCAGCGTGACCGAGGCCGAGGCCCGGGTGATCGCCTCGCTTCGTCATGAAGAAGTGATGACAGCTATTGCCGAGACCGAGGAGACCGAGGTTGAGCGGGTCGAAAACCTTGTCGCGCGCCGGGTTGTCTCCAGCGAGCTTCTGACCCAGACACGTCGTCTGTATTTGCAGGCCGTGGAACGGCTGGGCAATGTGCAGGCCGACCGGCTGGCAGCCGAGGCGGATCGCCGGGAGCTGGTGCTTGAACGCAACCAGGCCCTGCGGGAACGCGCGCTTCAGACCCAGGCCCGGCTTCAGGAATTGTCGCAGCAGGCGTCGCAATTGCGGGTCAGGATCGGGCTCAGCTCGACCGGGCCGATGACGCTTGATCTTGACCAGACCAGCAGCCGTGCGCCGCGTATCGTTATTTTCCGCCAGACTGGCGGCCAGGCACAAGAGATCGAGGCTGCACCGGAAACGCTACTCTTACCGGGTGATGTGTTGAATGTCAGTTTCGCAAGTTGA
- a CDS encoding sulfotransferase family 2 domain-containing protein yields the protein MPAFRFDGKLILFLHIPKAGGTSIEAWLSEQAPESLYQKHRPKVFPCVPQHFHGALIDTLFAPGFFDYSFCVTRNPYARILSEYNYRITRPRLKNKILPKPSFERWLNRAFSGFGRNPYVHSNHIRPQHEYMIRDTEFFRLEDGLDPLRDRLATLTGVILQADVPRKNPSIKTATAIPEAAAARIHSFYAKDFDLFGYDPDSWRDL from the coding sequence ATGCCGGCATTCCGTTTTGATGGCAAACTGATCCTTTTTCTTCACATCCCCAAGGCGGGAGGGACGTCGATCGAGGCCTGGCTTTCGGAACAGGCCCCCGAAAGCCTGTACCAGAAACACCGGCCCAAGGTCTTTCCCTGCGTGCCGCAGCATTTTCACGGCGCCCTGATCGACACGCTGTTTGCGCCGGGGTTTTTCGATTATTCCTTCTGCGTCACCCGCAACCCCTATGCGCGTATTCTCAGCGAATATAATTACCGCATCACCCGCCCGCGCCTGAAAAACAAGATCCTGCCGAAACCGTCTTTTGAACGCTGGCTGAACCGGGCGTTTTCAGGGTTCGGGCGCAACCCCTATGTTCATTCCAACCACATCCGGCCCCAGCATGAGTACATGATCAGGGATACGGAGTTTTTCAGGCTGGAAGACGGGCTTGACCCCCTGCGCGACCGTCTTGCCACGCTGACCGGTGTCATATTGCAGGCCGATGTGCCGCGCAAAAACCCCTCGATCAAGACCGCAACCGCCATCCCCGAAGCGGCGGCGGCCCGAATCCACAGCTTTTACGCAAAGGATTTTGACCTGTTCGGCTATGACCCGGACAGTTGGCGCGATCTCTAA
- a CDS encoding glycosyltransferase family 4 protein codes for MKVCVIGLRGLPDVSGGIETHCENLYERLARARPDLDIVVYGRTPYIGKKPYETSAGIRVVPAFALRNKYLETITNTFVAIIRARFGERADCVHIHAIGPGLLAPFARLLGMPVILTHHGDDFLRDKWNSFARTILRFGERIGVASAKRVIAVSPSLAERLKQDYPGRADRIHYIPNGADHIVARGLAADGDAVLQKFDLSEGKYIISVGRLVPEKGFADLIRAHKASGTDLPLVIVGGQSNSDHDQELAALDHDNLLMTGTLPQAEVAQLLVKTRLFILASHHEGLPIAALEAWAMGAPLLLSDIVPNRDLGLPQDHYFPVRDVDALAERLRTDALGLPAIELLAAFNWTSIARHTADIYDLLHDPQPAEAAGG; via the coding sequence ATGAAGGTTTGTGTTATCGGTCTACGCGGCCTGCCGGATGTATCGGGCGGGATCGAGACACATTGTGAGAACCTGTATGAAAGGCTGGCCCGCGCGCGGCCCGATCTTGATATCGTCGTCTATGGCCGCACGCCCTATATCGGCAAAAAACCCTATGAAACCAGTGCGGGCATACGTGTGGTTCCGGCCTTTGCCCTGCGCAACAAATATCTGGAAACGATCACCAATACATTTGTTGCGATCATCCGCGCGCGGTTCGGGGAACGCGCCGATTGCGTCCATATTCATGCCATCGGGCCCGGCCTGCTGGCCCCGTTCGCGCGGCTTTTGGGCATGCCGGTGATCCTCACCCATCACGGGGATGATTTTCTCCGCGACAAGTGGAATTCCTTTGCTCGCACGATCCTCCGCTTTGGGGAACGGATCGGTGTTGCAAGCGCCAAACGGGTCATCGCGGTTTCCCCCTCGCTGGCAGAGCGGCTGAAACAGGATTATCCCGGTCGCGCGGATCGCATCCACTATATCCCCAATGGGGCAGATCATATCGTGGCGCGCGGGCTTGCCGCCGATGGTGATGCGGTTCTGCAGAAATTCGACCTGTCCGAAGGCAAATACATCATCTCCGTCGGGCGGCTTGTGCCTGAAAAGGGGTTTGCTGATCTGATCCGCGCGCATAAAGCGTCGGGCACCGATCTGCCGCTGGTGATCGTGGGCGGGCAAAGCAATTCGGACCATGATCAGGAACTGGCCGCGCTGGATCACGACAACCTGCTGATGACCGGCACCCTGCCACAGGCAGAGGTGGCGCAGCTTCTGGTAAAGACTCGGCTTTTCATTCTTGCCTCCCATCACGAAGGCCTGCCGATTGCGGCGCTGGAAGCCTGGGCGATGGGCGCCCCGCTTTTGCTGAGCGATATCGTGCCCAATCGCGACCTGGGATTGCCGCAGGACCATTACTTTCCCGTCCGCGATGTGGACGCGCTGGCAGAGCGGTTGCGCACAGATGCGCTTGGCCTGCCCGCGATTGAGCTTCTGGCTGCGTTCAACTGGACGTCAATTGCGCGTCACACTGCAGATATCTATGATCTTCTCCATGATCCGCAGCCTGCCGAAGCCGCAGGGGGGTGA
- a CDS encoding glycosyltransferase produces the protein MAQHDAVHFYLPSFAGGGAERIFIRLANHIASRGRDVHFIVNHEAGPLRDLLSGDVTLHSLGTRRAVQAVPRLVAYLKSARPSVLISALTRTNLAALLAARFARTGTRMIVCERNQYSVFSRGLGPMRRVLITRLVRWLYPKAYAVIGNTAGVTHDIALVAGLEADKTGVIHNPAPDLAQIEAARDEPADHPWLDEDRPVAVAIGRLMPQKDYRTMLAALAASAPDLRLLVLGDGPDRAALEALAREYGISDRVDFLGFRMNRFAYLVRADLFLISSLTEGFPNALIEAVAAGVPAISTDCAGGGAREIMGADFPDRIVPVADAEAMARVIGDVLASRDGAKADLDRQRIAHIARRYEISQIADAFLARAAI, from the coding sequence TTGGCACAGCACGATGCTGTACATTTCTATCTGCCGTCTTTTGCCGGCGGTGGCGCCGAGCGTATTTTCATCCGCCTGGCCAACCATATCGCGTCTCGCGGGCGGGATGTTCATTTCATCGTCAATCATGAGGCTGGCCCGCTGCGCGATCTGTTATCGGGTGATGTGACGCTGCATTCGCTTGGCACCCGGCGCGCGGTGCAGGCGGTGCCACGGCTTGTGGCCTATCTGAAATCGGCGCGGCCTTCGGTTCTGATCTCGGCCCTGACGCGCACCAATCTCGCCGCGCTTCTGGCCGCACGGTTTGCAAGAACAGGCACACGGATGATCGTGTGTGAGAGGAACCAGTACAGCGTTTTCAGCCGTGGTCTTGGCCCGATGCGCCGTGTGCTGATCACCAGACTTGTGCGCTGGCTCTATCCCAAAGCCTATGCGGTCATCGGCAACACCGCCGGGGTGACACATGATATTGCCCTTGTGGCGGGGCTTGAGGCAGACAAAACCGGTGTCATCCACAACCCGGCCCCCGATCTGGCACAGATCGAGGCCGCCCGCGACGAACCTGCCGATCATCCCTGGCTTGACGAAGACAGGCCGGTTGCCGTCGCGATCGGCCGGCTTATGCCGCAGAAAGACTATCGCACCATGCTGGCCGCGCTGGCCGCATCCGCCCCCGATCTGAGACTTCTGGTGCTGGGTGACGGGCCAGACCGTGCCGCGCTTGAGGCGCTGGCCCGGGAATATGGCATCAGCGACCGGGTCGATTTTCTGGGCTTTCGGATGAACCGGTTTGCCTATCTGGTGCGCGCCGATCTCTTCCTGATCAGTTCCCTGACCGAAGGCTTCCCGAACGCGCTGATCGAGGCTGTCGCGGCAGGTGTTCCCGCCATTTCCACCGATTGCGCGGGCGGTGGCGCGCGCGAGATCATGGGCGCGGATTTCCCGGACCGGATCGTGCCTGTCGCCGATGCCGAGGCGATGGCCCGGGTGATCGGCGATGTCCTTGCCTCCCGCGATGGCGCAAAGGCCGATCTTGACCGACAGCGCATCGCCCATATCGCCCGGCGCTATGAGATCAGCCAGATCGCGGATGCCTTTCTTGCGAGGGCTGCCATATGA
- a CDS encoding glycosyltransferase gives MTRPETRITSPDTALPAGGRISFLINSMEGGGAERAMANLLGHLQPHLAGYQVDLLLLDDLPRKQTLPGGLAVHTLDGRGKMLRSYAELARHWKHPDHRPDICVSFLARANVLNVWLARRFGHRAIISERVQTSSHIAASRAAPLLAAITRVSYPRADHVIAVSPGVADDLATRFAVPRARMSVIGNAIDGARLMKMADEAPAIDLPEDFLVGLGRLVPNKNFALLLKAYAQVPQAPPLVILGQGPEEEALRRQAGQLGLGDRVQFAGFLENPYPVVQRARALISASRAEGFPNTLIEAMSLGCPVIATDCPSGPADVLASAPVTRPPWPDTAHGILIPMEDDLAMAAAIELICDDTARADYAERAAKRAAFYGVSTVVEAYLALLRHGRNTVFIPEGKRGLS, from the coding sequence ATGACACGCCCCGAAACCCGGATCACATCACCCGATACCGCCCTGCCCGCAGGCGGGCGCATCAGTTTTCTGATCAACTCGATGGAAGGCGGCGGGGCGGAGCGGGCGATGGCCAATCTTCTGGGGCATCTTCAACCGCATCTGGCGGGCTATCAGGTTGACCTTTTGCTGCTGGATGATCTGCCCCGGAAACAGACCCTGCCGGGCGGGCTTGCGGTTCACACGCTTGACGGGCGCGGCAAGATGCTGCGCAGCTATGCCGAACTGGCGCGCCACTGGAAACATCCCGACCACCGGCCGGATATCTGCGTCAGCTTTCTGGCGCGGGCCAATGTGCTGAATGTCTGGCTGGCGCGGCGCTTTGGCCACCGGGCGATCATCAGCGAACGGGTTCAGACCTCAAGCCATATCGCGGCATCCCGCGCCGCGCCGCTTCTGGCGGCGATCACCAGGGTAAGCTATCCGCGCGCCGATCATGTGATCGCGGTCAGCCCCGGTGTGGCCGATGATCTGGCCACACGGTTTGCGGTCCCCCGGGCGCGGATGTCGGTGATCGGCAATGCCATTGACGGCGCGCGTCTGATGAAGATGGCCGATGAGGCGCCTGCCATCGACCTGCCCGAGGATTTTCTGGTCGGTCTTGGCCGTCTGGTGCCGAACAAGAATTTCGCCCTTCTGCTGAAAGCCTATGCACAGGTGCCGCAGGCCCCGCCGCTGGTGATTTTGGGGCAGGGGCCGGAGGAAGAGGCGTTGCGCCGCCAGGCAGGCCAGCTTGGCCTTGGCGACAGGGTGCAATTCGCGGGCTTTCTGGAAAATCCCTACCCTGTTGTGCAGCGCGCCCGCGCCCTGATCTCTGCATCGCGGGCCGAAGGCTTCCCCAACACGCTGATCGAGGCGATGAGCCTTGGCTGCCCGGTTATCGCAACCGATTGCCCGTCGGGCCCGGCCGATGTTCTGGCCTCTGCCCCGGTGACACGCCCGCCCTGGCCGGACACAGCCCATGGCATTCTGATCCCGATGGAGGATGATCTGGCGATGGCTGCGGCGATTGAGCTGATCTGTGACGATACGGCCCGGGCCGATTACGCAGAACGCGCCGCAAAGCGGGCCGCATTCTATGGCGTTTCGACCGTTGTCGAGGCATATCTTGCACTGTTGCGTCACGGCAGAAACACAGTGTTCATCCCAGAGGGAAAACGCGGATTATCATGA
- a CDS encoding right-handed parallel beta-helix repeat-containing protein, translating into MIAPRRIGRRLFIAGLLSSTAGILGPVRGKATPTNPDALHFLPRSQGAGTGATWADAAGFRRASAIAAQAEHAQSCLFGVAEPDLPHLWTGQQMLWGQAGTETDPLCLAFGARDGDGAVHQPQTYTDPPLFEMTGHDIRPGERPNLGGAPFLVFGSDSAHLRISGPVFDRSGGDGFFKIDAGDMVQNLSFSDIHARRAGRVIETERGTCIEGLVVERCTALGLIRGFARFFDLSEAAFCDLDLDADFLDGGGGAVCQIISVTRGHDLGFRNIRLAKAVNTLAAEERGSSYIQGDGIVLEEDTRDVRIADCHAEDMGDGGFDLKSDGVHMTNCTATRCKLGIRIWSHNAGNLIENCTLTEPVSRPFNEGSCLWVAGNLTARDCTLHSTGDMSPIRFGGGTDRDRDATLKIEGGVITHTEGVSLATGTPGEIELVNVRINDTETSGRFYWNGRRLRRRRW; encoded by the coding sequence ATGATCGCGCCCCGACGCATCGGGCGGCGGTTGTTTATCGCCGGTCTTCTGTCCTCGACAGCGGGCATACTGGGTCCCGTCAGGGGGAAGGCAACGCCCACCAATCCTGACGCATTGCATTTTCTGCCCCGCAGTCAGGGTGCTGGAACCGGGGCGACCTGGGCCGATGCCGCCGGGTTTCGCCGGGCAAGCGCCATTGCGGCACAGGCAGAGCATGCGCAATCCTGTCTTTTCGGGGTCGCTGAGCCTGATCTGCCCCATCTCTGGACAGGTCAGCAAATGCTGTGGGGTCAGGCGGGGACAGAGACAGACCCGCTTTGCCTTGCATTCGGGGCACGCGATGGGGACGGGGCGGTTCATCAGCCGCAGACCTATACCGATCCGCCGCTGTTTGAGATGACCGGCCATGACATCCGGCCCGGGGAAAGGCCCAATCTGGGCGGTGCGCCGTTTCTGGTTTTCGGGTCGGACAGTGCGCATCTGCGTATCTCGGGCCCGGTTTTTGACCGCTCCGGCGGCGACGGGTTTTTCAAGATTGATGCCGGGGATATGGTGCAAAACCTCAGCTTTTCCGACATTCATGCGCGCCGTGCCGGGCGGGTGATCGAAACAGAGCGGGGGACATGTATCGAAGGGCTTGTTGTCGAACGCTGCACCGCCCTTGGCCTGATCCGGGGGTTCGCGCGGTTCTTTGACCTGTCAGAGGCCGCGTTTTGCGATCTGGATCTCGACGCCGATTTTCTTGACGGCGGCGGCGGCGCGGTCTGCCAGATCATCAGTGTGACCCGGGGCCATGACCTCGGGTTTCGCAATATCCGGTTGGCCAAAGCAGTAAACACGCTTGCCGCGGAAGAACGCGGGTCGTCCTATATTCAGGGCGATGGCATCGTGCTTGAGGAAGACACCCGTGATGTGCGGATCGCGGATTGCCATGCGGAAGATATGGGCGACGGGGGGTTTGACCTGAAATCCGACGGCGTCCACATGACCAACTGCACCGCCACCCGTTGCAAGCTTGGCATCCGCATCTGGAGCCATAATGCCGGTAATCTGATCGAGAACTGCACCCTGACCGAGCCGGTGTCGCGGCCCTTCAACGAAGGCTCCTGCCTTTGGGTGGCGGGCAATCTGACCGCGCGGGACTGTACCCTGCATTCGACCGGGGATATGTCGCCGATCCGCTTTGGCGGCGGAACCGACCGCGACCGGGACGCGACGCTGAAAATCGAGGGGGGCGTGATCACCCATACCGAAGGCGTGTCCCTGGCGACCGGAACACCGGGTGAGATTGAACTGGTGAATGTCAGGATCAACGACACCGAAACCAGCGGCCGGTTCTACTGGAACGGGCGGCGGTTGCGGCGGCGCCGGTGGTGA
- a CDS encoding lipopolysaccharide biosynthesis protein — protein MTGLEGTAPGGEDPPNRKDRNLTRKTLGNFLWMFGGGGVEAVLKIVVLIVLARLLLPAEFGLVSAALTVVALAEVTGRIGVAPSIVQIKTLTRDHVATGMVATLVMGLLMAGIVYFLAGPIAVLYRMPELKPFVEVFALLFLIKGAGLVSDALLQRNMRFRELALIRLASYLFGYAAVAIVLAVLDFGAWALVLGQLAQAGLQTLLYFLFARDGLAFGFRWATFTTMFRFGFGVTLTQIGNYISQNADYFVVGRWLGADALGYYSRAYLLLKQPAQLVGRMGDQVLFPALATIQDDRPRMERALNRALSLVAMTQVPLSVLLVVTAPEIILTLMGPQWGPAVLPFQILVGVLFFRTAYKFVGAILRAAGKVYVAALWQWSHAAAVLAGAIFGQAFGLWGVSLGVSGAVIFCHLFGLFLVHRVIGVGSRDCMIRLVVYAGLGAVFALALIPAKAALMTLGGEGIWLLVILCGGFGLAYLGLFAAMPKLFGPEGEILREQLTRVLRRKRGKQS, from the coding sequence ATGACCGGGCTTGAGGGCACAGCGCCCGGCGGCGAAGACCCGCCGAACCGCAAAGACCGCAACCTGACCCGCAAGACCCTGGGGAATTTTCTCTGGATGTTCGGGGGCGGCGGGGTTGAGGCCGTACTCAAGATTGTTGTGCTGATTGTCCTTGCCCGCTTGCTTCTGCCTGCGGAATTCGGCCTTGTCAGCGCGGCCCTGACCGTGGTGGCCCTGGCCGAGGTGACCGGGCGGATCGGTGTCGCCCCGTCCATCGTGCAGATCAAAACCCTGACCCGCGATCATGTGGCAACCGGCATGGTGGCCACGCTTGTGATGGGTCTTCTGATGGCCGGGATTGTCTATTTCCTGGCCGGTCCCATCGCGGTTCTGTACCGGATGCCCGAGCTGAAACCCTTTGTTGAGGTCTTTGCGCTGCTGTTCCTGATCAAGGGGGCGGGGCTTGTCAGTGATGCACTTTTGCAACGCAATATGCGGTTCCGGGAACTCGCACTGATCCGGCTGGCCAGCTATCTGTTTGGATATGCCGCTGTTGCGATTGTGCTGGCGGTGCTGGATTTCGGGGCCTGGGCGCTTGTTCTGGGCCAGCTGGCGCAGGCCGGGTTGCAGACCCTGCTCTATTTCCTGTTTGCCCGCGACGGGCTGGCCTTCGGGTTCAGATGGGCCACTTTCACCACGATGTTCCGCTTTGGTTTCGGCGTCACCCTGACCCAGATCGGCAATTACATCTCGCAGAACGCGGATTACTTCGTTGTCGGCAGATGGCTGGGGGCGGATGCGCTTGGCTATTACTCGCGGGCCTATCTGCTGTTGAAGCAACCGGCGCAACTGGTGGGCCGGATGGGCGATCAGGTTCTGTTTCCGGCACTTGCCACGATTCAGGATGACAGGCCGCGCATGGAACGGGCGCTGAACCGGGCCCTGTCGCTGGTGGCGATGACGCAGGTGCCGCTGAGCGTGCTTCTGGTTGTCACCGCGCCCGAGATCATTCTGACGCTGATGGGTCCGCAATGGGGGCCGGCGGTTCTGCCCTTTCAGATACTGGTGGGGGTTCTGTTCTTCCGCACCGCCTATAAATTCGTGGGCGCGATCCTGCGGGCGGCAGGCAAGGTTTATGTGGCCGCGCTTTGGCAATGGAGCCATGCAGCGGCGGTTCTGGCGGGCGCGATCTTTGGTCAGGCTTTCGGGCTTTGGGGGGTGTCCCTGGGCGTGTCGGGCGCGGTGATCTTCTGCCATCTCTTCGGGTTGTTCCTTGTCCACAGGGTGATCGGTGTGGGCAGCCGGGACTGCATGATCCGGCTGGTGGTGTATGCCGGTCTGGGCGCGGTTTTCGCGCTGGCGCTGATCCCGGCGAAAGCGGCACTGATGACCCTGGGAGGAGAAGGCATTTGGCTGCTTGTCATCCTCTGCGGCGGGTTCGGTCTGGCCTATCTGGGCCTGTTCGCCGCAATGCCGAAACTCTTCGGCCCCGAAGGCGAAATTCTCAGAGAGCAATTGACTAGGGTTCTGCGCCGCAAACGCGGCAAGCAGAGCTAG
- a CDS encoding O-antigen ligase family protein has product MTSLSRLVEYGIALFGLFFMSGTLTSFLTPQGSATAPLVQAIGAALGLYSVVALLFTPNSIPRVLGLYWPALLPVLLAVMSLGWTEDTSLTLRRAGSLGLTTAFAFWLVFRFTPIQIFQLVVTMAVSIIAVNFAIIQIQPTRGIHQSYDIINAHHAGSWRGLFGHKNDFGRLTALSTAILVMGFVFGVGGRYLRWGMIPLIGIAIVMITQSSSSQATLLASTVPTSVAALLLMRRISPAGRSIMLVVALPFAIIAALSAQLVFEYVLGLLGRDATLTGRTEIWEGVILSLGGHGVLGGGYGAGWQIVGPRLAGLTGIEVGHAHNGFLDLAVDIGAVGLGLTLVFMLWLGTLAFRSLMQGVEPEISVLALSVILFALIGNVAGSFLLLHNSLYWVLPVVTFAKLRDVPYASYQTGIARDAGETHQADPSAAEPGYP; this is encoded by the coding sequence ATGACATCTCTTTCAAGGCTGGTGGAATACGGTATTGCGCTGTTCGGTCTGTTTTTCATGTCCGGCACGCTGACCTCTTTTCTGACGCCGCAAGGCTCTGCAACCGCGCCACTGGTACAGGCCATCGGCGCGGCGCTGGGGCTGTATTCGGTCGTGGCACTGTTGTTCACACCCAATTCCATCCCCCGTGTCCTTGGCCTGTACTGGCCCGCCCTCTTGCCGGTTCTTCTGGCTGTGATGTCCCTGGGATGGACCGAAGATACCTCCCTCACCCTGCGTCGCGCGGGCAGTCTGGGACTGACCACCGCCTTTGCCTTCTGGCTGGTCTTCCGCTTCACGCCGATCCAGATTTTCCAGCTTGTGGTGACGATGGCCGTCTCTATCATCGCGGTGAATTTCGCGATCATCCAGATTCAGCCGACGCGCGGCATTCACCAATCCTATGATATCATCAACGCCCATCACGCGGGCAGCTGGCGCGGCCTGTTCGGCCACAAGAACGATTTTGGCCGGCTGACCGCACTCAGCACGGCGATCCTTGTCATGGGGTTCGTCTTTGGCGTCGGCGGACGATATCTGCGCTGGGGGATGATCCCGCTGATCGGCATCGCGATTGTGATGATCACGCAATCCAGTTCCTCCCAGGCCACGCTTCTGGCCTCAACCGTGCCGACCTCGGTGGCAGCACTTTTGCTGATGCGGCGCATATCTCCTGCCGGGCGGTCCATCATGCTGGTGGTTGCCCTGCCCTTCGCCATCATTGCAGCGCTTTCGGCGCAACTGGTCTTTGAATATGTTCTGGGCCTGCTGGGCCGCGACGCCACCCTGACCGGGCGGACCGAGATTTGGGAAGGTGTGATCCTGTCCCTTGGCGGCCACGGGGTGCTTGGCGGCGGCTATGGTGCGGGATGGCAGATTGTCGGCCCCCGTCTTGCCGGTCTGACGGGCATCGAAGTGGGCCATGCCCATAACGGCTTTCTTGATCTCGCCGTCGATATCGGCGCGGTGGGTCTGGGTCTGACCCTTGTGTTCATGCTGTGGCTTGGCACGCTGGCGTTCCGTAGCCTGATGCAGGGGGTCGAGCCCGAGATATCCGTGCTCGCGCTCTCGGTCATCCTGTTTGCGCTTATCGGCAATGTGGCAGGGTCTTTCCTGCTGCTCCATAACAGCCTGTACTGGGTGTTGCCGGTCGTCACCTTCGCGAAACTGCGCGATGTGCCCTATGCCAGCTATCAGACAGGGATTGCGCGCGACGCGGGTGAAACGCATCAGGCCGATCCCTCTGCGGCAGAGCCGGGATACCCATGA